From one Streptomyces sp. SCSIO 30461 genomic stretch:
- a CDS encoding RNaseH domain-containing protein: MAHRHPRPPPRPAPHARQAPHHRTGTDHRNPHCHAPHRRKGRPWQVWAYSPQAGQWQPHSPATTALHAADLAWDVSGYRAAADETLQARAAGDIVDQALIATRTQLPTAAPAVLYVDGDVAEYIWAGLTDEALGQDPPPGTPRPASWLPGHSLPRAQRPLASARVIGDLERIRLGLSGLPGTVPEAPAGWIMTSWEPGQRPRRCPVCPARPEPPPVRKASPA; this comes from the coding sequence GTGGCACATCGGCATCCACGTCCGCCTCCACGCCCAGCGCCGCACGCCCGGCAAGCGCCGCACCACCGAACCGGCACCGATCACCGCAACCCTCACTGCCATGCGCCCCACCGGCGGAAGGGACGCCCCTGGCAGGTCTGGGCCTACAGTCCCCAGGCCGGGCAGTGGCAGCCCCACAGCCCGGCCACCACCGCGCTGCACGCCGCCGACCTCGCCTGGGACGTCAGCGGATACCGCGCCGCCGCGGACGAGACACTCCAGGCACGCGCCGCCGGGGACATCGTCGACCAGGCCCTCATCGCCACCCGCACCCAACTCCCCACTGCAGCACCCGCGGTGCTCTACGTCGATGGCGACGTCGCCGAGTACATCTGGGCGGGCCTCACCGACGAAGCCCTGGGCCAGGACCCGCCGCCCGGCACCCCCCGGCCGGCGTCCTGGCTGCCCGGCCACAGCCTCCCCCGCGCCCAACGTCCCCTGGCCTCCGCACGCGTCATCGGCGACCTGGAGCGCATTCGCCTTGGTCTGTCCGGCTTGCCGGGGACCGTTCCCGAGGCCCCGGCCGGGTGGATCATGACCTCATGGGAGCCTGGCCAGAGGCCCCGTCGCTGTCCTGTCTGCCCCGCCCGGCCGGAGCCACCTCCGGTCAGGAAGGCATCTCCGGCATGA
- a CDS encoding aldo/keto reductase: protein MKYRVIGSDPATRREVSVLSLGSMLFGTVTDEATSFAVLDRFVEAGGTFIDTSNNYAFWVNTTQGGESEELLGRWIRTRGIGDEITIATKLGARPNAPTNGFSLDIEGLSTKVIRESAERSRDRLGIERIHLLYAHVMDEKTPLEETVEAFGEIVGDGIAGLLGASNHWAWRVERARTLAAEAGVPGYEVLQHHHSYLRQRMDVPSLRSPDGNQGLVGGDLLSYVRANPELTQVAYSPLLSGAYVREDKPLGPGFEHAGTPARQEAVKAVADETGATVNQVVLSWLMGGDIPILPLVGASSIAQLDESLDAVDLELTEEQRAKLDSVN from the coding sequence ATGAAATACCGCGTTATTGGCAGCGACCCGGCCACCCGCCGTGAGGTGAGTGTGCTGAGCCTCGGCTCGATGCTCTTCGGAACGGTGACCGACGAGGCGACCTCGTTCGCCGTTCTCGACCGTTTCGTCGAGGCGGGCGGCACGTTCATCGACACGTCCAACAACTACGCGTTCTGGGTCAACACGACACAGGGCGGCGAAAGTGAGGAACTGCTCGGCCGCTGGATCCGCACCCGGGGAATCGGCGACGAGATCACGATCGCCACGAAACTCGGCGCCCGCCCGAACGCTCCGACGAACGGATTCAGCCTCGACATCGAGGGCCTTTCGACCAAAGTCATTCGTGAATCCGCCGAGCGCAGCCGGGACCGACTCGGCATCGAGCGCATCCACCTCCTGTACGCGCACGTCATGGATGAGAAAACCCCGCTCGAGGAGACCGTCGAGGCATTCGGCGAGATCGTCGGCGACGGGATCGCCGGCCTGCTGGGCGCGAGCAACCACTGGGCATGGCGGGTGGAGCGCGCCCGCACGCTGGCCGCCGAGGCGGGGGTGCCCGGCTATGAGGTGCTCCAGCACCACCACAGCTACCTGCGCCAGCGCATGGACGTACCGAGCCTGCGGTCACCCGACGGCAATCAAGGCCTCGTCGGCGGCGACCTGCTGAGCTATGTGCGGGCCAACCCTGAGCTCACCCAGGTTGCCTACTCCCCGTTGCTGTCCGGTGCGTACGTCCGTGAGGACAAGCCGCTGGGGCCGGGCTTCGAGCACGCGGGCACGCCCGCGAGGCAGGAGGCGGTGAAGGCGGTGGCCGATGAGACGGGCGCGACCGTCAACCAGGTGGTTCTCTCCTGGCTGATGGGAGGCGACATCCCCATCCTTCCGCTGGTCGGCGCGTCCTCGATCGCGCAGCTGGACGAGAGCCTTGACGCCGTGGACCTCGAACTGACCGAAGAGCAGCGGGCGAAGCTCGATTCCGTGAACTGA
- a CDS encoding alpha/beta fold hydrolase, translating to MPATPPDTPWLRRFHPAEPGALRLFCFPHAGGNASYYFPFSAMLAPGTEMLAVQYPGRQERFNEPCIESMTELADVIAAELADWTHEPFAFFGHSMGATLAFEVACRLRAEGAEVSALFVSGRRAPSIPAPGSVHLATDEQLIADMKLLGGTDTRMLDNPDLLAAILPAVRSDYVATETYRYRGAPRLDCPITAFIGDVDPRVDAAMARAWADHTTGPFRLRVLSGGHFFLVPHLGTLVEAITTSVAGEQKAHLDASVPHTVGTP from the coding sequence ATGCCCGCAACCCCGCCGGACACCCCGTGGCTGCGCCGCTTCCACCCTGCGGAGCCCGGTGCCCTGCGGCTCTTCTGCTTCCCGCACGCAGGCGGCAACGCCTCGTACTACTTTCCTTTCTCGGCCATGCTCGCGCCAGGGACCGAGATGCTGGCCGTCCAGTACCCGGGCCGCCAGGAGCGGTTCAACGAACCCTGTATCGAGAGCATGACCGAGCTGGCCGACGTCATCGCCGCCGAACTGGCCGACTGGACCCATGAGCCCTTCGCCTTCTTCGGGCACAGCATGGGAGCCACGCTCGCCTTCGAGGTGGCCTGTCGGCTCCGGGCCGAAGGCGCCGAGGTGTCCGCCCTGTTCGTGTCCGGGCGCCGCGCCCCGTCGATTCCCGCGCCGGGCTCGGTGCACCTCGCGACCGACGAGCAGCTCATCGCCGATATGAAGCTCCTCGGGGGTACGGACACGCGGATGCTGGACAATCCGGACCTGCTCGCCGCCATCCTCCCCGCCGTGCGCAGCGACTACGTCGCCACCGAGACCTACCGCTACCGGGGAGCTCCCCGTCTCGACTGCCCGATCACCGCGTTCATCGGGGACGTCGACCCACGCGTGGACGCGGCGATGGCCCGGGCCTGGGCCGATCACACGACCGGCCCGTTCCGACTGCGGGTCCTCAGCGGCGGTCATTTCTTTCTGGTTCCCCATCTCGGCACCCTCGTGGAGGCCATCACCACTTCCGTAGCGGGTGAACAAAAGGCTCACCTGGACGCATCAGTTCCGCATACCGTCGGTACCCCCTGA
- a CDS encoding cytochrome P450 codes for MKVHDAAISGCPVHPGPTDLVDPLLYSDGDAHAVWRRMRDLNTLTRQEVDDRRGFWNIVGFDDAERVLRDTATFTSERGTMLDLLGTDDPAGGKQLAVTDPPRHTEMQTRLKKALAVKAVERQKDMIRPLVLDLIMPLTDGGSFDFAEAMLAMPMSVTGTMMGLPKADWPWLSRLTTVCIAADGPEYQDQGGRDATLERAHRELFAYFQDLMRFRRNDLGDDLLSVLISTEFEGRHMDPGEIVANCYSLLLGANVTTPHSPNYVMAEFIDSGVLEDWAAHPEVNATAVEETLRWASPVNHFLRYATRDVEVRDTLVSAGDAVVVWLGSANRDETVFPDAMSFDIRRKPNKHVAFGIGPHYCIGHSGARVTLRILFEELLGRFDDFRPAGKPERLASNFVSGYKHVPITARPRAGVRRPG; via the coding sequence TTGAAAGTCCACGACGCCGCGATTTCCGGATGCCCGGTCCACCCGGGACCGACCGACCTCGTCGACCCTCTGCTCTACAGCGATGGTGACGCGCACGCCGTCTGGCGGCGCATGCGGGATCTGAACACGCTGACCCGTCAGGAGGTGGACGACAGACGCGGGTTCTGGAACATCGTCGGCTTCGACGACGCCGAGCGAGTCCTCCGCGACACCGCGACCTTCACCTCGGAGCGCGGCACCATGCTCGACCTCCTGGGCACGGACGACCCGGCGGGAGGCAAGCAACTGGCCGTCACCGACCCGCCCCGGCACACCGAGATGCAGACTCGCCTGAAGAAGGCCCTCGCGGTCAAGGCCGTGGAGCGCCAGAAGGACATGATCAGGCCCCTGGTCCTGGACCTCATCATGCCGCTCACGGACGGCGGGAGCTTCGACTTCGCCGAGGCCATGCTGGCGATGCCGATGTCCGTGACCGGTACGATGATGGGCTTGCCCAAAGCGGACTGGCCCTGGCTCAGCCGGCTCACCACGGTGTGCATCGCCGCGGACGGCCCGGAGTACCAGGATCAGGGCGGCAGGGACGCCACCCTGGAGCGGGCGCACCGCGAGCTTTTCGCATACTTCCAGGACCTGATGCGGTTCCGCCGGAACGACCTCGGTGACGACCTGCTGAGTGTGCTGATCTCCACTGAGTTCGAAGGCCGCCACATGGACCCCGGGGAGATCGTGGCGAACTGCTACAGCCTGCTGCTCGGCGCGAACGTCACCACCCCGCACTCACCGAACTACGTCATGGCCGAGTTCATCGACAGCGGAGTGCTGGAGGACTGGGCCGCTCACCCGGAGGTCAATGCCACCGCCGTCGAGGAAACCCTGCGCTGGGCGTCTCCCGTGAACCACTTCCTGCGCTACGCGACGCGCGACGTCGAGGTCCGTGACACGCTCGTCTCCGCGGGCGACGCGGTGGTGGTCTGGCTCGGCTCGGCCAACCGGGACGAGACCGTCTTCCCGGACGCGATGTCCTTCGACATCCGCCGCAAGCCCAACAAGCACGTGGCGTTCGGCATCGGCCCGCACTACTGCATCGGCCACAGCGGCGCCCGGGTCACGCTGCGGATCCTCTTCGAGGAACTCCTCGGCCGGTTCGACGACTTCCGGCCGGCGGGCAAGCCCGAGCGGCTGGCCTCGAACTTCGTCTCCGGCTACAAGCACGTACCGATCACTGCCCGGCCCCGTGCCGGTGTACGGCGGCCGGGGTGA
- a CDS encoding condensation domain-containing protein, with protein MKRRRVEYSSHESPAVAGFLDAAAEGRSEEEIDRLVKALCSTPFDLATEAPARAEIIRMDAERTLLVLTSHHIVFDGPSRTMLLEEIFAIYRAGLAGTEPELSSPPHPASIVSTRSDEETAAQVQEVVERLRGAPTDVRLPFDRAAGEETSFLGASATTRLDAERTAEALAVAAAEGCTTFMLGVACWPGPWPAAATSGTS; from the coding sequence GTGAAGCGTCGGCGCGTCGAGTACAGCAGCCACGAGTCCCCGGCCGTTGCGGGTTTCCTCGACGCGGCGGCCGAAGGCCGGAGCGAGGAGGAGATCGACCGCCTCGTCAAAGCCCTGTGCTCCACCCCCTTCGACCTGGCCACCGAGGCACCCGCCAGGGCCGAGATCATCCGGATGGACGCCGAACGCACGCTCCTCGTACTCACTTCGCACCACATCGTCTTCGACGGTCCGTCGCGCACCATGCTCCTGGAAGAGATCTTCGCCATCTACCGGGCCGGACTCGCCGGAACGGAACCGGAGTTGAGCAGCCCTCCGCATCCGGCCTCGATAGTCTCCACCCGCTCCGACGAGGAGACAGCCGCCCAGGTCCAGGAAGTGGTCGAACGGCTGCGCGGCGCTCCCACCGACGTACGGCTGCCCTTCGATCGCGCCGCCGGGGAAGAAACGTCATTCCTGGGCGCCAGCGCCACCACCCGCCTCGACGCCGAACGGACGGCCGAGGCACTGGCCGTCGCGGCGGCGGAAGGCTGCACCACCTTCATGCTGGGGGTCGCCTGCTGGCCGGGACCCTGGCCCGCAGCAGCGACCAGCGGGACTTCCTGA
- a CDS encoding phosphopantetheine-binding protein: MAFAWPGRDHPEAADVIGMFITTVVLRVSLDTDTTWRALLSKARTGSMEAFMDSDVPLDAISAELNPDRNALWPPLTPVLLNLDDAPHNPRLAPGVTGRLRPLDPLYIKYGLAAFVRIADSPQGRRLELSLDYPADVTDHAAVAAFLMDLRRSAADLATSPEETVLEQSIDAIALDDPAERLELVRSIWREVLGTDEVDDDVSFFESGGDSLLLVLLVERLSQASGRGLRTVDLFRSATVNGQAELLAAPSSAPAPAAVGTRDAGLLDAARNRRTADEAV, translated from the coding sequence ATCGCCTTCGCCTGGCCCGGGCGTGACCATCCCGAGGCCGCCGATGTCATCGGCATGTTCATCACGACGGTCGTCCTGCGCGTCTCCCTCGACACGGACACGACCTGGCGCGCACTGCTGAGCAAGGCGCGGACCGGCAGCATGGAGGCGTTCATGGACAGTGACGTGCCGCTGGACGCCATCTCGGCCGAGCTCAACCCCGACCGCAACGCGCTCTGGCCACCGCTGACCCCCGTCCTCCTCAATCTGGACGACGCGCCGCACAACCCCCGGCTCGCGCCCGGTGTCACCGGCCGGCTCCGTCCGCTCGACCCGCTGTACATCAAGTACGGCCTCGCGGCATTCGTCCGCATCGCCGACAGCCCCCAGGGACGCAGGCTGGAACTCTCGCTGGACTACCCGGCGGACGTCACCGACCACGCCGCTGTCGCCGCCTTCCTGATGGATCTGCGGCGCAGTGCCGCGGACCTTGCCACTTCCCCGGAGGAAACCGTGCTCGAACAGTCCATCGACGCGATCGCCCTCGACGACCCGGCCGAGCGGCTCGAACTCGTACGGTCCATCTGGCGCGAGGTCTTGGGTACCGACGAGGTCGACGACGACGTCAGCTTCTTCGAATCGGGCGGCGACTCCCTGCTGCTCGTCCTGCTCGTCGAGCGGCTGAGCCAGGCCTCCGGGCGGGGGCTGCGCACCGTCGACCTCTTCCGCTCGGCCACCGTGAACGGCCAGGCCGAGCTTCTCGCGGCGCCCTCATCGGCGCCCGCTCCGGCCGCTGTCGGCACGAGGGACGCCGGCCTGCTCGACGCCGCCCGCAACCGCCGCACGGCCGACGAGGCCGTCTGA
- a CDS encoding condensation domain-containing protein yields the protein MTREELAASVLGAATDPATFVSQTFIALGGDSLRAMRLAALIEEQLGLRVAVKALLGGEPLADVLAGAAPVEAGATGGATHTAKGAGERNGAGDDSAVSPAQRGMWLIERVAGGSPYNLVFSCFVEDGRLDREKLTKALAETVARHEGLRTVFRESGDDVVREVPPAHAPDVTAFTHDGPVDGFHAFVRRVGAEQGRLPFELSTAPAYRFLHFSHPQGREAVVLARRLPRHRR from the coding sequence ATGACCCGCGAAGAACTCGCGGCGTCCGTTCTCGGCGCAGCGACGGACCCGGCGACCTTCGTCTCGCAGACCTTCATCGCACTGGGCGGGGACTCACTGCGCGCCATGCGGCTGGCGGCGCTGATCGAGGAGCAGCTGGGCCTTCGCGTCGCGGTGAAGGCGCTACTGGGCGGCGAGCCCCTCGCCGATGTACTCGCCGGCGCCGCGCCCGTGGAGGCGGGTGCCACGGGTGGTGCCACGCATACCGCGAAAGGGGCCGGCGAGCGCAACGGCGCCGGCGACGACAGTGCCGTCTCCCCCGCGCAGCGCGGAATGTGGCTCATCGAGCGGGTGGCCGGCGGCTCCCCCTACAACCTGGTCTTCAGCTGCTTCGTCGAGGACGGCCGACTGGACCGGGAGAAGCTCACGAAGGCCCTGGCCGAGACCGTGGCCCGCCACGAAGGCCTGAGAACCGTCTTCCGCGAGTCCGGAGACGACGTCGTGCGCGAGGTACCGCCCGCCCACGCGCCGGATGTGACGGCCTTCACCCACGACGGCCCCGTGGACGGTTTTCACGCCTTCGTACGACGGGTCGGCGCCGAACAGGGGCGCTTGCCCTTCGAGTTGTCGACCGCGCCGGCCTACCGCTTTCTCCACTTCTCGCACCCTCAGGGCCGCGAGGCCGTGGTCCTGGCTCGCCGACTTCCGCGCCACCGTCGATGA